From Chryseobacterium sp. H1D6B, a single genomic window includes:
- a CDS encoding DUF763 domain-containing protein → MKRSGTADLPLHYGKVPPWLYERMSILGLSIIEVILMDYGKDEVIRRLSDPFWFQSFGAVMGMDWHSSGITTSVMGALKRSINPNSQSLGIYICGGKGKFSRDTPSELLQIADKTGLDGTKLVRASKLSAKVDNTAIQDGYQLYLHNFIVSDNGNWSVVQQGMHESDGTARRYHWHSENIKSFIEEPHTGINGISRGKILNLTDAEASGNRKGILEISHTDSAEIMSDFSRLILPAHHDVQASDVDLKRLGALLYVTREQQPQNFEDLLMLEGVGPRTMQSLALVSEIIHGSPSRFSDPARFSFAHGGKDGHPFPVPTKVYDESIDILKKGIEKSKLGNSDKLKSLNKLHQIVTETEQNFTPDFDIQQVIEEERQNSWRFGGKTVFGDAEKPKKSNAIQLSLF, encoded by the coding sequence ATGAAACGTTCAGGAACAGCAGATTTACCTTTGCACTATGGCAAAGTACCGCCGTGGCTGTACGAACGGATGTCTATTCTCGGACTTTCAATTATTGAGGTGATTCTTATGGATTATGGAAAAGATGAGGTGATCCGCAGGCTGTCAGATCCTTTTTGGTTTCAGAGCTTTGGGGCAGTTATGGGTATGGACTGGCACTCTTCAGGGATTACAACCTCTGTAATGGGAGCATTAAAACGTTCCATTAATCCCAATTCACAGTCTTTAGGAATTTATATCTGCGGGGGAAAAGGTAAATTTTCAAGGGATACGCCTTCAGAATTACTTCAGATCGCTGATAAAACAGGCCTGGACGGAACCAAACTTGTAAGAGCAAGTAAGCTTTCTGCAAAGGTTGACAATACGGCGATTCAGGATGGTTATCAACTATATCTTCATAATTTTATTGTATCAGATAACGGCAACTGGAGTGTTGTGCAGCAGGGAATGCATGAATCAGACGGAACAGCAAGAAGATACCACTGGCATTCAGAAAACATAAAATCTTTTATAGAAGAACCTCATACCGGAATCAATGGTATTTCCAGAGGGAAGATCCTTAACCTTACCGATGCAGAAGCTTCAGGAAATAGAAAAGGTATTTTAGAAATTTCCCACACAGATTCCGCAGAAATAATGAGCGATTTTTCAAGGCTTATTCTTCCTGCCCACCACGATGTTCAGGCTTCAGATGTAGATTTAAAACGGCTGGGAGCGCTTTTGTATGTCACCAGAGAACAGCAGCCTCAGAATTTTGAAGACCTGCTGATGCTGGAGGGGGTGGGGCCGAGAACGATGCAGTCTTTAGCTTTGGTAAGCGAAATTATTCACGGATCTCCTTCGCGGTTTAGTGATCCTGCAAGATTTTCTTTTGCCCATGGCGGAAAAGACGGTCATCCTTTTCCTGTTCCTACCAAAGTGTACGATGAAAGCATTGATATTCTTAAAAAAGGAATTGAAAAATCTAAACTTGGAAATTCAGATAAGCTGAAATCATTGAATAAGCTCCATCAGATCGTAACAGAAACCGAACAGAATTTTACTCCCGATTTTGATATCCAGCAGGTGATAGAAGAAGAGAGGCAGAACTCATGGAGATTCGGGGGGAAAACGGTATTCGGCGATGCTGAAAAACCGAAGAAATCCAATGCTATTCAATTGTCTTTGTTTTAA
- a CDS encoding type 1 glutamine amidotransferase domain-containing protein → MNVLFVVTSHDELGSTGHKTGFWVEEFAAPYYKFKDNGDNITVATPKGGQAPIDPSSEAPSAQTEATERYYKDNEAQNVIANTHPLSEMKAADFDAVFYPGGHGPLWDLANDTDSAQLILDFYNNGKPVGAVCHAPGVFKNVKFENGEPFVKGKNVTGFSNTEEEAVKLTDVVPFLVEDELKKQGGHYTKVDDWGVHAVEDGLLITGQNPASSEAVAEKMIELLK, encoded by the coding sequence ATGAACGTATTATTCGTAGTTACTTCCCACGACGAGCTGGGAAGCACAGGACATAAAACAGGATTCTGGGTAGAAGAATTTGCAGCTCCTTATTATAAATTTAAAGATAATGGGGACAACATTACCGTGGCAACTCCAAAAGGAGGACAGGCTCCAATAGATCCCAGCAGTGAAGCACCTTCCGCCCAGACTGAGGCAACAGAGCGCTATTACAAAGATAATGAAGCTCAAAATGTGATTGCAAACACTCATCCATTATCAGAAATGAAAGCTGCCGATTTTGACGCTGTTTTCTATCCGGGAGGCCACGGACCGCTTTGGGATCTGGCTAATGACACTGATTCCGCACAGCTGATTCTCGATTTTTATAACAATGGAAAACCTGTAGGAGCTGTCTGCCATGCACCAGGTGTTTTTAAGAATGTAAAATTTGAAAACGGCGAACCTTTTGTAAAAGGAAAAAATGTAACAGGCTTTTCAAATACCGAAGAAGAAGCTGTAAAATTAACTGATGTAGTTCCTTTCTTAGTAGAAGATGAATTAAAAAAACAAGGAGGCCATTATACTAAAGTCGACGACTGGGGAGTACACGCTGTAGAAGACGGTTTATTGATTACAGGTCAAAATCCGGCATCTTCAGAAGCTGTTGCAGAAAAAATGATCGAACTTTTAAAATAA
- the mdlD gene encoding NAD(P)-dependent benzaldehyde dehydrogenase MdlD, with the protein MDSDQQQQIIQIFQNQKKFFKSRQTQPVSFRIKQLENFKKVFTEHTDALCEALFTDLGKNRKEAEYAEIKLVVDELDYCLAHLESWAEPVQMPAITHSSGKEMLSKVTFQPYGVTYIVGPFNYPVQLTFSPLVGALMAGNTAIIKPSENTPNVADVIEKIVKEAFSPEHASVIQGAVEENTLLLSLDFDYIFFTGSPNVGKIVMKAAAEKLIPLTLELGGKSPTIVHKDADLDKTVERITRGKWMNCGQTCVAPDYIYVHESIKDELIQKFKAYLDTMYPDTSLGKIGKIVSQQQVQKLAGYLNAAEDKVVYGGNYDIGTRNFEATMMDNVTWDDAVMQQEIFGPILPFLTYTDIDVVLEEINSRPKPLALYVFSEDIDFANDVLDRTTSGDAEINSTLIHVGVHFLPFGGVGTSGMGKYHGKYSFETFSHSRSVLELK; encoded by the coding sequence ATGGATTCAGACCAACAACAACAAATCATACAAATTTTTCAAAACCAGAAAAAATTCTTTAAATCCCGCCAGACGCAGCCCGTTAGTTTCAGGATCAAACAGCTTGAGAATTTCAAAAAGGTATTCACCGAGCATACAGATGCGCTTTGTGAAGCTTTATTTACAGATTTAGGAAAGAACAGAAAAGAAGCAGAATATGCCGAAATAAAATTAGTAGTGGATGAATTGGATTACTGTCTTGCTCATCTTGAATCATGGGCTGAGCCTGTTCAGATGCCTGCCATTACACATTCTTCAGGAAAAGAAATGCTCAGTAAAGTTACGTTTCAGCCGTATGGAGTTACTTATATTGTAGGACCTTTCAATTATCCGGTTCAATTAACGTTCAGCCCTTTGGTGGGAGCATTGATGGCGGGAAATACAGCGATCATAAAGCCGTCTGAAAATACACCGAATGTAGCCGACGTGATTGAAAAAATTGTAAAAGAAGCATTTTCCCCTGAGCATGCCTCAGTAATTCAAGGCGCTGTTGAGGAAAACACCCTTCTGCTGAGTTTAGATTTTGACTATATTTTCTTCACGGGAAGTCCTAACGTTGGAAAAATTGTCATGAAAGCTGCTGCTGAAAAATTAATCCCGCTTACGCTCGAACTGGGAGGAAAATCGCCGACTATCGTTCACAAAGATGCCGATCTGGATAAAACGGTTGAAAGAATTACCCGCGGAAAATGGATGAACTGCGGACAGACCTGTGTAGCCCCTGATTATATTTATGTCCACGAGTCTATAAAAGACGAACTGATCCAAAAATTTAAGGCTTATTTAGATACAATGTATCCAGATACTTCATTAGGCAAGATTGGAAAAATCGTTTCTCAGCAGCAGGTACAGAAGCTTGCCGGCTATTTAAACGCCGCAGAAGATAAAGTGGTCTATGGAGGAAATTATGATATCGGAACCCGTAATTTCGAAGCAACGATGATGGATAATGTGACCTGGGATGATGCTGTGATGCAGCAGGAGATATTCGGTCCTATTCTGCCGTTTTTAACTTATACTGATATCGATGTTGTTTTGGAAGAGATCAATTCAAGACCGAAACCACTGGCTTTATATGTATTTTCAGAGGACATAGATTTTGCTAATGATGTTCTGGACAGGACAACAAGCGGCGATGCAGAGATCAACAGTACCTTAATCCATGTAGGAGTACACTTTCTTCCTTTCGGCGGCGTAGGAACTTCCGGAATGGGAAAATATCATGGCAAATACAGTTTTGAAACATTCAGCCATTCAAGATCTGTATTGGAATTGAAATAA
- a CDS encoding glyoxalase superfamily protein, translated as MKAAQIIPILRIFDYQKTIEFYIDWLGFEISWEHHFEENTPVYMEVKKNNIILHLSEHHGDASPGSSIFIWGEGVAEYHKELIDKKYKYNRPGLEKTFYEAVSFTVNDPFGNKIIFNEKFDEAKHKDLKFYSID; from the coding sequence ATGAAAGCAGCGCAGATTATTCCCATTCTCAGAATTTTTGACTACCAGAAAACCATTGAATTTTATATAGACTGGCTTGGTTTTGAAATTAGTTGGGAACATCATTTTGAAGAAAATACTCCTGTTTATATGGAAGTGAAAAAAAATAATATTATTCTTCATTTAAGTGAGCATCATGGAGATGCGTCTCCAGGAAGCAGTATTTTTATCTGGGGAGAAGGCGTGGCAGAATACCATAAAGAACTCATCGATAAAAAATACAAATATAACAGGCCTGGATTGGAGAAAACCTTTTATGAAGCAGTTTCTTTCACCGTAAATGATCCTTTTGGAAACAAAATTATTTTCAATGAAAAGTTTGATGAAGCAAAACATAAAGACTTGAAGTTTTATTCCATCGATTGA
- a CDS encoding VOC family protein, with translation MTTFSALKNFNGYKMVKRIISNINTDDLSKADHFYHDILGLEIVMDHGWIKTFGNEEATRVQISFAVQGGNGTPVPNMSIEVDNVDEVYEKMKKAGFEIVYPITNEDWNVRRFFVKDSFGNLINILSHQYI, from the coding sequence ATGACTACATTTTCTGCATTGAAAAACTTTAATGGGTACAAAATGGTAAAAAGAATTATTTCCAATATAAATACAGATGACTTATCCAAAGCCGATCATTTTTATCATGACATTTTAGGTCTCGAAATAGTAATGGATCACGGATGGATTAAAACTTTTGGAAATGAAGAAGCAACAAGAGTGCAGATAAGTTTCGCTGTACAGGGCGGCAATGGTACACCGGTTCCTAATATGTCGATAGAAGTCGATAACGTAGATGAAGTGTATGAAAAAATGAAAAAGGCCGGATTTGAAATAGTTTATCCCATCACCAATGAAGACTGGAATGTCCGAAGGTTTTTTGTGAAAGATTCATTCGGAAATTTAATTAATATTCTTTCTCATCAATACATTTAA
- a CDS encoding alpha/beta hydrolase: MNQKELTIILVHGAWGDGSHWQYVIPSLVKAGYKVRSVQNPLTSLQNDIDKTTDLINAQEGKVLLVGHSYGGAVISGAGNHDKVAGLVYIAAFAPDAGDSLGSLLGRRPSPGGASIYPDSKGFLWIKYDEFQSAFCQDLDSEKALVMSLSQRPIHSQCFEDAAGNPAWKTKPSWYQISQNDHMIPAETEKEMAERMQPKQIISLDAGHASLASHPEEVIKLILDAASSVAE, from the coding sequence ATGAATCAAAAGGAATTAACCATTATTTTGGTACACGGAGCTTGGGGAGACGGTTCTCACTGGCAGTATGTTATACCTTCACTTGTAAAAGCAGGATATAAAGTGAGAAGTGTTCAGAATCCTTTAACTTCTTTACAGAATGACATTGATAAAACCACTGATCTTATTAATGCACAGGAAGGAAAAGTATTGTTGGTAGGGCATTCTTATGGAGGTGCTGTAATCTCAGGAGCTGGAAACCATGATAAAGTAGCAGGGCTGGTATACATCGCCGCTTTTGCTCCTGATGCTGGTGACAGTTTAGGTTCTCTTTTAGGAAGAAGACCTTCTCCTGGCGGTGCAAGTATTTATCCGGACAGCAAAGGTTTTTTATGGATCAAGTATGATGAATTTCAGAGTGCTTTCTGTCAGGATCTAGATAGTGAAAAGGCATTGGTTATGTCATTGTCACAAAGGCCGATTCACAGCCAGTGTTTTGAAGATGCCGCAGGAAATCCTGCATGGAAAACAAAACCAAGCTGGTACCAGATTTCACAAAATGACCATATGATACCGGCAGAAACTGAAAAAGAAATGGCAGAACGTATGCAGCCTAAACAAATAATTTCATTAGATGCAGGCCACGCTTCATTAGCATCACATCCTGAAGAAGTTATAAAACTTATTTTAGATGCTGCTTCATCTGTAGCAGAATAA
- a CDS encoding Crp/Fnr family transcriptional regulator, translated as MLDNYKKYGELFQVDLEHFEEFFSLLEYRKIDKSEFFLKQGDKCRYLGFIKSGTIRSFYINDQGREINFSFHFENDFFTDYESILCDSLSNINIQTVENCEILLLNKEDLQTLYQKEAYWQQFGRIMSEKIYLDAKKRIEDLLCNSPEKRYLNLLKKDPIVVQKIPLKYIASYLGVTEQSLSRIRGRIN; from the coding sequence ATGCTGGATAATTATAAAAAATATGGTGAGTTATTTCAGGTAGACCTCGAACATTTTGAAGAATTTTTCTCTTTACTGGAATATAGAAAAATAGATAAATCTGAATTTTTTCTCAAACAGGGAGATAAATGCCGATACCTAGGTTTTATAAAAAGCGGGACTATTAGAAGTTTTTATATCAATGATCAGGGGCGGGAAATCAATTTTAGTTTTCATTTTGAAAATGATTTTTTTACAGACTATGAAAGTATCCTTTGTGACAGCCTCTCCAATATCAATATACAAACTGTAGAAAATTGTGAGATTTTATTATTGAATAAGGAGGACTTACAAACATTATATCAGAAAGAAGCTTATTGGCAGCAATTCGGAAGGATAATGAGTGAGAAAATATATCTGGACGCTAAAAAAAGAATTGAAGACCTGCTGTGCAACTCCCCGGAAAAAAGGTATTTAAATCTTTTGAAAAAAGATCCGATTGTCGTTCAGAAAATCCCTTTAAAATATATTGCCAGTTACCTTGGGGTAACAGAACAGTCTCTAAGCCGCATAAGAGGCAGAATTAATTAA
- a CDS encoding SgcJ/EcaC family oxidoreductase has protein sequence MEKSTEKSAIEKLLFNYQDALNTSDVNKVLPLYAQDGIFMPQGGPSAIGQEQLKGAYEFVFKNLQLNIKFNIDEIVIVNDHYAFARTISRGTQLIHATGITSAEENRELFMLQKENDQWKIARYVFNKMK, from the coding sequence ATGGAAAAGTCTACAGAAAAATCAGCAATCGAAAAATTATTGTTTAATTATCAAGATGCTTTAAATACTTCTGATGTAAATAAAGTTTTACCCCTATACGCTCAGGACGGAATATTTATGCCTCAGGGCGGTCCTTCGGCAATTGGACAGGAGCAGTTAAAAGGCGCCTATGAATTTGTATTTAAAAATTTACAGTTAAATATTAAATTCAATATTGACGAAATTGTAATCGTGAATGATCATTACGCTTTTGCACGTACAATTTCTAGAGGTACACAGCTTATCCACGCAACAGGAATTACCAGTGCTGAAGAAAATAGAGAACTGTTTATGTTACAGAAAGAAAATGATCAGTGGAAAATAGCCCGTTATGTTTTCAATAAAATGAAATAA
- the tpx gene encoding thiol peroxidase, with protein sequence MSNITLKGNEVHTLGNLPEVGSTVKDFALVDSGLNVKELSSFEGKKKVFNIFPSIDTGICAASARKFNEEASKLDNTVVINVSKDLPFALARFCAAEGLNNVETLSDFRSSFGDDYQVTITDSPMKGLLSRAVIVTDENNKVLYTEQVSEITHEPNYDAALTALK encoded by the coding sequence ATGTCAAATATCACATTAAAAGGAAACGAGGTACATACATTAGGAAATCTTCCGGAAGTAGGATCTACAGTTAAGGATTTCGCATTGGTAGATTCAGGGTTAAATGTAAAAGAACTTTCCAGCTTTGAAGGGAAAAAGAAAGTTTTTAATATTTTCCCAAGCATCGATACAGGGATTTGTGCCGCTTCAGCAAGAAAATTCAATGAAGAGGCTTCAAAATTAGATAATACTGTAGTGATTAATGTTTCTAAAGATCTGCCTTTTGCATTGGCAAGATTCTGTGCGGCAGAAGGCCTTAATAATGTAGAAACACTTTCAGATTTTAGAAGCAGCTTTGGGGACGATTATCAGGTTACGATCACAGATTCTCCAATGAAAGGCCTGTTGAGCCGAGCAGTAATTGTTACGGATGAAAACAATAAAGTGCTTTATACTGAGCAGGTTTCTGAGATTACGCATGAGCCTAATTATGATGCTGCATTGACAGCCCTAAAATAA
- a CDS encoding NADP-dependent isocitrate dehydrogenase, with protein sequence MSEKSKIYYTLTDEAPMLATHSFLPIVKAFTKSANIEIAVPDISLAGRILANFPEFLQDNQKIDDALAQLGQLATQPDANIIKLPNISASAPQLDEAIAELQRKGFAVPNYPAEPKNDEEKAIKAKYAKVLGSAVNPVLREGNSDRRAPKAVKNYAKTNPHRMGDWASDSKTDVAHMSNGDFYGTETSTTVENDSQFKITFYGTDGSSKELKGLAPLKAGEVIDSSVMNLNALKAFVQEAIEEAKNKNVLLSAHLKATMMKISDPIIFGAIVGVFFKDVFTKYADTFKSLDVNPNNGLADLFEKIKGNAQEADIKADIETALANGPRVAMVNSDKGITNFHVPSDIIVDASMAALVRGGGKMWNKEGKEEDTVCIIPDRSYAGFYQSVIDDMKAHGKLDPTTMGSVPNVGLMAQKAEEYGSHDKTFQAAADGVIKVEDADGNLLLEQKVQNDDIFRMCQTKDAPIQDWVKLAVNRARLSDTPAIFWLDKGRAHDREIIKKVEKYLKDYDTAGLDIRILDVKDAMTETLKRAREGKDTISVSGNVLRDYLTDLFPILELGTSAKMLSIVPLMNGGGLFETGAGGSAPKHVEQFLEEGYLRWDSLGEFLALQASLEHLAQTQGNTKSQVLADALDEANAKFLATDKSPARKVGQIDNRGSHFYLAMYWAEALANQTADAELAAQFAPVAEAMQENEDVINSELIAAQGKPQEIDGYYKPDTYKTYTAMRPSTILNEIIDAI encoded by the coding sequence ATGTCAGAAAAATCAAAAATCTATTACACATTAACGGATGAGGCTCCAATGCTTGCTACACACTCGTTTTTACCTATCGTAAAGGCATTTACAAAATCAGCAAATATTGAAATTGCAGTTCCGGATATTTCTTTAGCAGGAAGAATCTTAGCTAATTTCCCGGAGTTTTTACAAGACAATCAAAAAATAGATGACGCGTTAGCACAACTAGGACAGCTGGCGACACAGCCGGATGCAAATATCATCAAATTACCAAACATTTCAGCTTCTGCCCCTCAATTAGATGAAGCGATTGCTGAATTACAAAGAAAAGGTTTTGCCGTTCCAAATTACCCTGCTGAGCCTAAGAATGACGAAGAAAAAGCAATCAAAGCTAAATATGCAAAAGTATTAGGAAGTGCAGTAAATCCTGTGTTAAGAGAAGGAAATTCTGACAGACGTGCTCCTAAAGCTGTTAAAAACTACGCAAAAACGAACCCGCACAGAATGGGCGACTGGGCTTCAGACAGCAAAACGGATGTCGCTCACATGAGTAACGGAGATTTCTACGGAACAGAAACTTCTACCACTGTTGAGAACGATTCTCAATTCAAAATTACATTCTACGGAACCGACGGTTCTTCTAAGGAATTAAAAGGTCTTGCTCCATTAAAAGCAGGTGAAGTAATTGATTCTTCTGTAATGAACTTAAATGCTTTGAAAGCTTTCGTACAGGAAGCCATTGAAGAAGCTAAAAATAAAAACGTTCTTCTTTCTGCCCACCTGAAAGCTACGATGATGAAGATCTCTGATCCTATTATTTTCGGAGCTATCGTAGGGGTATTCTTTAAAGATGTTTTCACTAAATATGCTGATACTTTTAAATCTTTAGATGTTAATCCAAATAACGGTCTTGCTGATCTTTTCGAAAAAATAAAAGGAAATGCTCAGGAAGCTGATATTAAAGCTGATATTGAAACAGCTCTGGCAAACGGACCAAGAGTGGCAATGGTAAATTCTGACAAAGGAATTACCAACTTCCACGTTCCTTCTGACATCATCGTTGATGCTTCTATGGCGGCATTAGTAAGAGGAGGAGGTAAAATGTGGAACAAGGAAGGAAAAGAAGAAGATACAGTTTGTATTATTCCAGACCGTTCTTATGCAGGTTTCTATCAGTCTGTCATTGATGATATGAAAGCTCACGGAAAATTAGATCCTACTACAATGGGTTCTGTACCTAACGTTGGTTTGATGGCTCAAAAAGCTGAAGAATATGGATCTCATGATAAAACTTTCCAAGCTGCTGCAGACGGAGTTATCAAAGTAGAAGATGCAGACGGAAATCTTCTTTTAGAGCAGAAAGTTCAGAATGATGATATTTTCAGAATGTGCCAGACTAAAGATGCTCCAATTCAGGACTGGGTAAAACTAGCAGTAAACAGAGCAAGATTATCTGACACTCCTGCTATTTTCTGGTTAGATAAAGGAAGAGCTCACGACAGAGAGATCATCAAAAAAGTTGAAAAATATCTTAAAGATTACGATACTGCAGGTCTTGACATCAGAATCCTTGATGTAAAAGATGCCATGACTGAAACCTTGAAAAGAGCAAGAGAAGGAAAAGATACTATTTCTGTTTCAGGAAACGTATTAAGAGATTATTTAACAGATCTTTTTCCAATTCTTGAACTTGGCACTTCTGCAAAAATGCTTTCTATCGTTCCATTGATGAACGGCGGAGGTCTATTTGAAACTGGTGCTGGAGGTTCTGCTCCAAAACACGTTGAACAATTCTTAGAAGAAGGATATTTAAGATGGGATTCTCTAGGTGAATTCTTGGCACTTCAGGCTTCTTTAGAACATTTAGCACAGACTCAGGGAAATACAAAATCTCAGGTTTTAGCAGATGCTTTAGATGAGGCTAATGCTAAATTCTTAGCTACAGATAAATCTCCTGCAAGAAAAGTAGGACAAATTGATAACAGAGGTTCTCACTTCTATTTGGCAATGTACTGGGCGGAAGCTTTGGCTAACCAGACTGCAGATGCTGAATTAGCGGCTCAATTTGCTCCTGTGGCAGAAGCAATGCAGGAAAACGAAGATGTAATCAATTCAGAATTAATAGCTGCTCAAGGTAAGCCTCAGGAAATTGACGGTTACTACAAGCCCGACACTTATAAAACGTATACGGCAATGAGACCAAGCACTATTTTAAATGAAATCATTGACGCAATTTAA
- a CDS encoding MBL fold metallo-hydrolase → MNRRDLLKNGLLAGAFSMVPFSHTFANFTTETPLSLENDLSGFKKIQLGELELFILTDGFIHEKNLVAFAPRGNVSEMKSILEDNFRSEDYIDMAMNVLLVKTKNRLILMDTGMGIFADERTGFLLKSLKKAGFEPKDITDVFLSHAHPDHIGGVVDKQNKLIFPNAGIFISKIEHDFWMKATIKDFSNSALSRQPDFLNQIIPSIQNVLKAIRPKLTFYDLNKTMYDHFSFQLAPGHTPGLTLTAISSGHDQLLYIADLIHSDVVLFPHPDWGYFGDTDLDIAIESRKQLLQQLSDTKARAFAYHLPWPGLGFTKKKTNGFEWFPESFMNP, encoded by the coding sequence ATGAATAGAAGAGACCTTTTAAAAAATGGACTGCTGGCGGGAGCATTCAGTATGGTTCCATTTTCCCATACTTTTGCAAATTTCACTACCGAAACTCCATTAAGTTTAGAAAATGACCTTTCCGGATTTAAAAAAATACAGCTGGGTGAATTAGAATTATTTATTCTTACGGATGGTTTTATCCACGAGAAAAACCTGGTCGCTTTTGCTCCAAGGGGAAATGTTTCTGAAATGAAATCGATCTTAGAAGATAATTTCCGTTCCGAAGATTATATAGACATGGCGATGAATGTACTGCTGGTCAAGACAAAAAACAGACTCATTTTAATGGATACCGGAATGGGAATTTTTGCTGATGAAAGAACAGGATTTCTCTTGAAAAGTTTAAAGAAAGCTGGTTTTGAACCTAAAGATATTACTGATGTATTTCTTTCTCACGCCCATCCGGATCATATCGGCGGGGTAGTGGATAAACAGAATAAGCTTATTTTTCCAAATGCTGGAATATTCATTTCGAAGATAGAACATGATTTCTGGATGAAAGCAACGATCAAAGATTTTAGCAACAGCGCATTGAGCAGGCAGCCGGATTTTCTTAACCAAATTATTCCGTCCATTCAAAATGTATTAAAAGCAATACGCCCAAAGCTTACGTTTTACGATCTTAACAAGACAATGTACGATCATTTCAGTTTTCAATTGGCGCCCGGACATACTCCCGGACTTACTTTGACGGCTATTTCTTCAGGGCATGACCAGCTTTTGTATATCGCTGATCTCATCCATTCTGATGTAGTGCTGTTTCCGCATCCTGACTGGGGATATTTTGGAGATACAGATCTGGATATTGCCATAGAATCCCGTAAACAACTTCTCCAGCAGCTGTCGGATACTAAAGCAAGAGCTTTTGCCTACCATCTGCCATGGCCGGGATTAGGTTTTACCAAAAAGAAAACAAACGGATTTGAATGGTTTCCAGAGAGTTTTATGAACCCTTAA
- a CDS encoding aldo/keto reductase produces the protein MKFRKLGNTGEQLSAVGLGCMGMSFAYGPADEQESINTLHRALDLGVNFWDTADMYAAGENEKLISKVLVPNRDKIFIATKFGFRFKDGKPSHSGAPGTYFDGSPEWIKQAVDLSLQRLKIDTIDLYYAHRVDPNVPVEDTVGAMADLVKAGKVKYIGLSEASAESIRKANKIHPITALQSEYSILTKDIENEILPTIRELGISLVPYSPLARGLFANINEIQNFGDDDFRKSLPRYQQEYLDNNRNLAKEINELAASKNVKGTQLALAWVLNQGEDIIPIPGTKRIKYLEENIEAVNIDLSQSDLEAVDVILKKYPNVGERYSEGSMKLVNN, from the coding sequence ATGAAATTTAGAAAATTAGGAAATACTGGAGAGCAGTTATCTGCTGTAGGATTAGGATGTATGGGAATGAGCTTTGCCTATGGGCCGGCTGATGAACAGGAAAGCATCAATACTCTTCATAGAGCATTAGATTTAGGAGTTAATTTTTGGGATACAGCCGATATGTATGCGGCTGGAGAAAATGAAAAGCTGATTTCAAAAGTTCTGGTTCCGAACCGTGATAAGATCTTTATCGCCACGAAATTCGGATTCAGATTTAAAGACGGAAAACCAAGCCACAGCGGTGCTCCTGGAACTTATTTCGATGGTTCTCCAGAATGGATTAAACAGGCTGTTGATTTAAGTCTTCAAAGGTTAAAAATTGATACCATAGATCTTTATTACGCCCACAGGGTAGATCCGAATGTCCCTGTTGAAGATACGGTAGGCGCAATGGCAGACTTAGTAAAAGCTGGAAAAGTAAAATACATCGGTTTATCAGAAGCTTCCGCAGAATCTATCAGAAAAGCGAATAAAATTCACCCAATTACCGCTTTACAGTCAGAGTATTCTATTCTAACTAAAGATATAGAAAATGAAATTTTACCGACGATCAGAGAACTTGGAATTTCTTTAGTTCCTTATTCACCGCTGGCAAGAGGTCTTTTTGCCAATATCAATGAGATTCAGAATTTTGGAGATGATGATTTCAGAAAATCCCTGCCGCGTTATCAGCAGGAATATCTTGATAACAATAGAAATTTAGCCAAAGAAATCAACGAATTAGCTGCTTCTAAAAATGTAAAAGGAACGCAGCTGGCCCTAGCCTGGGTGTTAAATCAAGGAGAAGATATTATTCCGATTCCGGGAACAAAACGCATTAAATATTTAGAAGAAAATATTGAAGCTGTAAATATTGACCTTTCCCAGTCTGATTTAGAGGCCGTGGATGTCATCTTGAAAAAATATCCAAATGTTGGAGAGAGATACAGTGAAGGCTCTATGAAGCTGGTGAATAACTAA